Proteins co-encoded in one Pseudopipra pipra isolate bDixPip1 chromosome 12, bDixPip1.hap1, whole genome shotgun sequence genomic window:
- the TCF12 gene encoding transcription factor 12 isoform X7: MCAGGGWRPWGAGGGALGPARAMYCAYPVPGVGSSSLMYYYNGKTVYAPSPSSDDFNRESPSYPSPKPPSSMFASTFFMQDGTHNSSDLWSSSNGMSQPGYGGMLGGSSSHMSQSGSYGSLHTHDRLSYPPHSVSPTDINASLPPMSSFHRGSTSSSPYVAASHTPPVNGSDNILGNRGNGAGSSQTGDALGKALASIYSPDHTSSSFPSNPSTPVGSPSPLTGASQWSRSGGQAPSSPNYENSLHSLKNRVEQQLHEHLQDAMSFLKDVCEQSRMEDRLDRLDDAIHVLRNHAVGPSTSLSGGHGDIHSLLGPSHNGPIGSLNSNYGASSLVTANRQASMVGTHREEGVSLNSNHSVLPSTVSAQSTELNHKTQDSYRALSGGLQSQSVAIGPTEIKSEHKEKDENIHEPPSSDDMKSDDESSQKDIKVSSRGRTSSTNEDEDLNPEQKIEREKERRMANNARERLRVRDINEAFKELGRMCQLHLKSEKPQTKLLILHQAVAVILSLEQQVRERNLNPKAACLKRREEEKVSAVSAEPPTPHPGSHPGLSETTNPMGHM, translated from the exons GTGTATGCACCATCCCCGAGTTCTGATGATTTCAACAGAGAATCTCCGAGTTACCCATCTCCTAAGCCACCAAGCAGTATGTTTGCTAGCACTTTCTTTATGCAAG atgggaCCCACAATTCTTCTGACCTCTGGAGTTCATCCAATGGCATGAGCCAACCTGGCTATGGTGGGATGCTGGGAGGCTCCTCTTCCCACATGTCCCAGTCCGGCAGTTACGGCAGCCTGCACACACATGACCGTCTG AGCTATCCCCCGCATTCAGTCTCACCTACAGATATAAATGCCAGTCTTCCTCCAATGTCCAGCTTCCACCGTGGCAGTACCAGCAGTTCACCTTATGTAGCTGCCTCACACACTCCACCTGTCAATGGATCAGATAATATTCTGG GAAACAGAGGAAATGGTGCTGGAAGCTCACAGACAGGTGATGCACTTGGAAAGGCATTGGCATCT ATTTATTCTCCTGATCATACCAGCAGTAGTTTTCCATCAAATCCATCAACACCAGTTGGATCACCATCGCCTCTTACAG GTGCCAGTCAGTGGTCCAGGAGTGGAGGACAAGCCCCCTCATCTCCCAACTATGAAAACTCTCTACACTCCTTG AAAAATCGAGTTGAACAGCAACTTCACGAGCATTTGCAAGATGCAATGTCCTTCTTAAAGGATGTCTGTGAG CAGTCCCGGATGGAGGATCGCTTGGACAGGCTGGATGATGCCATCCATGTTCTACGAAATCACGCTGTGGGGCCTTCAACAAGCCTGTCAGGTGGCCATGGAGATATTCACAGTTTATTGGGACCATCCCACAATGGGCCAATTGGGAGCCTGAACTCCAACTATGGAGCATCCAGCCTTGTAACAGCCAACAGACAAGCATCCATG GTTGGGACTCACCGGGAAGAAGGTGTCAGCCTCAACAGCAACCACTCAGTTCTTCCCAGTACAGTTTCTGCTCAGAGCACAGAACTAAATCATAAAACACAAGACAGCTACAGAG CACTGTCGGGTGGCCTACAGAGCCAGTCTGTGGCTATAGGTCCAACAGAAATCAAGTCTGAGCATAAGGAGAAGGATGAGAATATCCATGAACCGCCCTCATCGGATGACATGAAATCAGATGACGAGTCCTCCCAGAAGGATATCAAGGTCTCCTCCAGAGGCAGAACAAG CAGTACTAACGAAGATGAGGATTTAAACCCAGAGCAGAaaatagaaagagaaaaggagagaaggatGGCAAACAACGCCAGGGAGCGTTTGCGTGTGCGAGACATCAACGAGGCGTTCAAGGAGCTGGGCAGGATGTGTCAGCTCCACCTGAAGAGCGAGAAACCGCAGACGAAGCTGCTCATTCTCCACCAGGCTGTGGCCGTGATCCTCAGTCTAGAGCAGCAAGTGAGAG AACGAAACCTAAACCCTAAAGCAGCCTGCCTtaagagaagggaagaagaaaaagtttcTGCCGTATCGGCAGAGCCGCCAACACCACACCCAGGAAGCCACCCTGGCCTGAGTGAAACTACCAACCCTATGGGTCATATGTGA
- the TCF12 gene encoding transcription factor 12 isoform X8: protein MCAGGGWRPWGAGGGALGPARAMYCAYPVPGVGSSSLMYYYNGKTVYAPSPSSDDFNRESPSYPSPKPPSSMFASTFFMQDGTHNSSDLWSSSNGMSQPGYGGMLGGSSSHMSQSGSYGSLHTHDRLSYPPHSVSPTDINASLPPMSSFHRGSTSSSPYVAASHTPPVNGSDNILGNRGNGAGSSQTGDALGKALASIYSPDHTSSSFPSNPSTPVGSPSPLTGASQWSRSGGQAPSSPNYENSLHSLQSRMEDRLDRLDDAIHVLRNHAVGPSTSLSGGHGDIHSLLGPSHNGPIGSLNSNYGASSLVTANRQASMVGTHREEGVSLNSNHSVLPSTVSAQSTELNHKTQDSYRALSGGLQSQSVAIGPTEIKSEHKEKDENIHEPPSSDDMKSDDESSQKDIKVSSRGRTSSTNEDEDLNPEQKIEREKERRMANNARERLRVRDINEAFKELGRMCQLHLKSEKPQTKLLILHQAVAVILSLEQQVRERNLNPKAACLKRREEEKVSAVSAEPPTPHPGSHPGLSETTNPMGHM from the exons GTGTATGCACCATCCCCGAGTTCTGATGATTTCAACAGAGAATCTCCGAGTTACCCATCTCCTAAGCCACCAAGCAGTATGTTTGCTAGCACTTTCTTTATGCAAG atgggaCCCACAATTCTTCTGACCTCTGGAGTTCATCCAATGGCATGAGCCAACCTGGCTATGGTGGGATGCTGGGAGGCTCCTCTTCCCACATGTCCCAGTCCGGCAGTTACGGCAGCCTGCACACACATGACCGTCTG AGCTATCCCCCGCATTCAGTCTCACCTACAGATATAAATGCCAGTCTTCCTCCAATGTCCAGCTTCCACCGTGGCAGTACCAGCAGTTCACCTTATGTAGCTGCCTCACACACTCCACCTGTCAATGGATCAGATAATATTCTGG GAAACAGAGGAAATGGTGCTGGAAGCTCACAGACAGGTGATGCACTTGGAAAGGCATTGGCATCT ATTTATTCTCCTGATCATACCAGCAGTAGTTTTCCATCAAATCCATCAACACCAGTTGGATCACCATCGCCTCTTACAG GTGCCAGTCAGTGGTCCAGGAGTGGAGGACAAGCCCCCTCATCTCCCAACTATGAAAACTCTCTACACTCCTTG CAGTCCCGGATGGAGGATCGCTTGGACAGGCTGGATGATGCCATCCATGTTCTACGAAATCACGCTGTGGGGCCTTCAACAAGCCTGTCAGGTGGCCATGGAGATATTCACAGTTTATTGGGACCATCCCACAATGGGCCAATTGGGAGCCTGAACTCCAACTATGGAGCATCCAGCCTTGTAACAGCCAACAGACAAGCATCCATG GTTGGGACTCACCGGGAAGAAGGTGTCAGCCTCAACAGCAACCACTCAGTTCTTCCCAGTACAGTTTCTGCTCAGAGCACAGAACTAAATCATAAAACACAAGACAGCTACAGAG CACTGTCGGGTGGCCTACAGAGCCAGTCTGTGGCTATAGGTCCAACAGAAATCAAGTCTGAGCATAAGGAGAAGGATGAGAATATCCATGAACCGCCCTCATCGGATGACATGAAATCAGATGACGAGTCCTCCCAGAAGGATATCAAGGTCTCCTCCAGAGGCAGAACAAG CAGTACTAACGAAGATGAGGATTTAAACCCAGAGCAGAaaatagaaagagaaaaggagagaaggatGGCAAACAACGCCAGGGAGCGTTTGCGTGTGCGAGACATCAACGAGGCGTTCAAGGAGCTGGGCAGGATGTGTCAGCTCCACCTGAAGAGCGAGAAACCGCAGACGAAGCTGCTCATTCTCCACCAGGCTGTGGCCGTGATCCTCAGTCTAGAGCAGCAAGTGAGAG AACGAAACCTAAACCCTAAAGCAGCCTGCCTtaagagaagggaagaagaaaaagtttcTGCCGTATCGGCAGAGCCGCCAACACCACACCCAGGAAGCCACCCTGGCCTGAGTGAAACTACCAACCCTATGGGTCATATGTGA
- the TCF12 gene encoding transcription factor 12 isoform X9: MCAGGGWRPWGAGGGALGPARAMYCAYPVPGVGSSSLMYYYNGKTVYAPSPSSDDFNRESPSYPSPKPPSSMFASTFFMQDGTHNSSDLWSSSNGMSQPGYGGMLGGSSSHMSQSGSYGSLHTHDRLSYPPHSVSPTDINASLPPMSSFHRGSTSSSPYVAASHTPPVNGSDNILGNRGNGAGSSQTGDALGKALASIYSPDHTSSSFPSNPSTPVGSPSPLTGASQWSRSGGQAPSSPNYENSLHSLQSRMEDRLDRLDDAIHVLRNHAVGPSTSLSGGHGDIHSLLGPSHNGPIGSLNSNYGASSLVTANRQASMVGTHREEGVSLNSNHSVLPSTVSAQSTELNHKTQDSYRALSGGLQSQSVAIGPTEIKSEHKEKDENIHEPPSSDDMKSDDESSQKDIKVSSRGRTSTNEDEDLNPEQKIEREKERRMANNARERLRVRDINEAFKELGRMCQLHLKSEKPQTKLLILHQAVAVILSLEQQVRERNLNPKAACLKRREEEKVSAVSAEPPTPHPGSHPGLSETTNPMGHM, from the exons GTGTATGCACCATCCCCGAGTTCTGATGATTTCAACAGAGAATCTCCGAGTTACCCATCTCCTAAGCCACCAAGCAGTATGTTTGCTAGCACTTTCTTTATGCAAG atgggaCCCACAATTCTTCTGACCTCTGGAGTTCATCCAATGGCATGAGCCAACCTGGCTATGGTGGGATGCTGGGAGGCTCCTCTTCCCACATGTCCCAGTCCGGCAGTTACGGCAGCCTGCACACACATGACCGTCTG AGCTATCCCCCGCATTCAGTCTCACCTACAGATATAAATGCCAGTCTTCCTCCAATGTCCAGCTTCCACCGTGGCAGTACCAGCAGTTCACCTTATGTAGCTGCCTCACACACTCCACCTGTCAATGGATCAGATAATATTCTGG GAAACAGAGGAAATGGTGCTGGAAGCTCACAGACAGGTGATGCACTTGGAAAGGCATTGGCATCT ATTTATTCTCCTGATCATACCAGCAGTAGTTTTCCATCAAATCCATCAACACCAGTTGGATCACCATCGCCTCTTACAG GTGCCAGTCAGTGGTCCAGGAGTGGAGGACAAGCCCCCTCATCTCCCAACTATGAAAACTCTCTACACTCCTTG CAGTCCCGGATGGAGGATCGCTTGGACAGGCTGGATGATGCCATCCATGTTCTACGAAATCACGCTGTGGGGCCTTCAACAAGCCTGTCAGGTGGCCATGGAGATATTCACAGTTTATTGGGACCATCCCACAATGGGCCAATTGGGAGCCTGAACTCCAACTATGGAGCATCCAGCCTTGTAACAGCCAACAGACAAGCATCCATG GTTGGGACTCACCGGGAAGAAGGTGTCAGCCTCAACAGCAACCACTCAGTTCTTCCCAGTACAGTTTCTGCTCAGAGCACAGAACTAAATCATAAAACACAAGACAGCTACAGAG CACTGTCGGGTGGCCTACAGAGCCAGTCTGTGGCTATAGGTCCAACAGAAATCAAGTCTGAGCATAAGGAGAAGGATGAGAATATCCATGAACCGCCCTCATCGGATGACATGAAATCAGATGACGAGTCCTCCCAGAAGGATATCAAGGTCTCCTCCAGAGGCAGAACAAG TACTAACGAAGATGAGGATTTAAACCCAGAGCAGAaaatagaaagagaaaaggagagaaggatGGCAAACAACGCCAGGGAGCGTTTGCGTGTGCGAGACATCAACGAGGCGTTCAAGGAGCTGGGCAGGATGTGTCAGCTCCACCTGAAGAGCGAGAAACCGCAGACGAAGCTGCTCATTCTCCACCAGGCTGTGGCCGTGATCCTCAGTCTAGAGCAGCAAGTGAGAG AACGAAACCTAAACCCTAAAGCAGCCTGCCTtaagagaagggaagaagaaaaagtttcTGCCGTATCGGCAGAGCCGCCAACACCACACCCAGGAAGCCACCCTGGCCTGAGTGAAACTACCAACCCTATGGGTCATATGTGA